One Misgurnus anguillicaudatus chromosome 22, ASM2758022v2, whole genome shotgun sequence DNA segment encodes these proteins:
- the ctsll gene encoding cathepsin L, like isoform X1: MMLFVSVLVLCMSAVFTAPTLDQQLNDHWHLWKSWHEKSYHEKEEGWRRMVWEKNFRKIELHNLEHSMGKHSYRLGMNQFGDMTNEEFRQVVNGYNQNPSRKSQGSLFMEPSYFEAPKQVDWREKGYVTPVKDQGRCGSCWAFSSTGALEGQLFRKTGKLVSLSEQNLMDCSRPEGNQGCNGGLMDQAFQYVKDNNGIDSEESYPYLATDNPQCHYDPRYNAANDTGFVDIPSGKEHALMKAVASVGPVAVAIDAAHQSFQFYQSGIYYEKECSSEELDHGVLVVGYGYEGADVPGKRYWIVKNSWTEKWGNKGYIYMARDRKNHCGIATSASYPLM, encoded by the exons at GATGTTGTTTGTCTCAGTCCTCGTGCTTTGTATGAGTGCAGTGTTTACTGCACCAACTTTAGACCAGCAGTTAAATGACCACTGGCACCTTTGGAAGAGCTGGCACGAAAAAAGTTATCATGAG AAAGAAGAGGGCTGGAGGAGAATGGTATGGGAGAAGAACTTCAGAAAAATTGAGCTACATAACCTTGAACATTCTATGGGCAAACACAGCTATCGACTTGGCATGAACCAGTTTGGGGACATG ACAAACGAGGAGTTCAGGCAGGTGGTGAATGGTTACAATCAGAACCCCAGCCGGAAATCACAAGGCTCTTTGTTCATGGAGCCCAGCTATTTTGAGGCCCCCAAACAGGTTGACTGGAGAGAGAAGGGCTATGTCACTCCTGTCAAAGACCAG GGGAGGTGTGGATCTTGCTGGGCTTTCAGCTCTACAGGGGCCTTGGAGGGTCAGCTGTTCCGTAAAACTGGTAAACTGGTTTCTCTGAGCGAGCAAAATTTGATGGACTGTTCCAGGCCGGAGGGCAATCAAGGCTGCAATGGAGGACTCATGGACCAGGCCTTCCAATATGTTAAGGACAATAATGGGATTGATTCTGAGGAGTCATATCCATACCTTGCAACA GATAATCCACAATGCCACTATGACCCCCGTTACAATGCTGCTAATGACACTGGTTTTGTGGACATTCCCAGTGGTAAAGAGCATGCACTGATGAAAGCTGTTGCTTCTGTTGGTCCAGTTGCCGTTGCTATTGATGCTGCTCATCAATCATTTCAATTCTACCAGTCTG GCATCTATTATGAGAAGGAGTGCAGCAGTGAAGAGCTTGACCATGGAGTGTTGGTAGTTGGTTATGGATATGAAGGTGCTGATGTGCCTGGGAAGAGATATTGGATTGTGAAGAACAG CTGGACTGAGAAGTGGGGAAACAAAGGCTACATCTACATGGCTAGAGATAGAAAGAATCATTGTGGTATTGCAACATCTGCCAGCTATCCACTCATGTAA
- the ctsll gene encoding cathepsin L, like isoform X2 produces the protein MLFVSVLVLCMSAVFTAPTLDQQLNDHWHLWKSWHEKSYHEKEEGWRRMVWEKNFRKIELHNLEHSMGKHSYRLGMNQFGDMTNEEFRQVVNGYNQNPSRKSQGSLFMEPSYFEAPKQVDWREKGYVTPVKDQGRCGSCWAFSSTGALEGQLFRKTGKLVSLSEQNLMDCSRPEGNQGCNGGLMDQAFQYVKDNNGIDSEESYPYLATDNPQCHYDPRYNAANDTGFVDIPSGKEHALMKAVASVGPVAVAIDAAHQSFQFYQSGIYYEKECSSEELDHGVLVVGYGYEGADVPGKRYWIVKNSWTEKWGNKGYIYMARDRKNHCGIATSASYPLM, from the exons ATGTTGTTTGTCTCAGTCCTCGTGCTTTGTATGAGTGCAGTGTTTACTGCACCAACTTTAGACCAGCAGTTAAATGACCACTGGCACCTTTGGAAGAGCTGGCACGAAAAAAGTTATCATGAG AAAGAAGAGGGCTGGAGGAGAATGGTATGGGAGAAGAACTTCAGAAAAATTGAGCTACATAACCTTGAACATTCTATGGGCAAACACAGCTATCGACTTGGCATGAACCAGTTTGGGGACATG ACAAACGAGGAGTTCAGGCAGGTGGTGAATGGTTACAATCAGAACCCCAGCCGGAAATCACAAGGCTCTTTGTTCATGGAGCCCAGCTATTTTGAGGCCCCCAAACAGGTTGACTGGAGAGAGAAGGGCTATGTCACTCCTGTCAAAGACCAG GGGAGGTGTGGATCTTGCTGGGCTTTCAGCTCTACAGGGGCCTTGGAGGGTCAGCTGTTCCGTAAAACTGGTAAACTGGTTTCTCTGAGCGAGCAAAATTTGATGGACTGTTCCAGGCCGGAGGGCAATCAAGGCTGCAATGGAGGACTCATGGACCAGGCCTTCCAATATGTTAAGGACAATAATGGGATTGATTCTGAGGAGTCATATCCATACCTTGCAACA GATAATCCACAATGCCACTATGACCCCCGTTACAATGCTGCTAATGACACTGGTTTTGTGGACATTCCCAGTGGTAAAGAGCATGCACTGATGAAAGCTGTTGCTTCTGTTGGTCCAGTTGCCGTTGCTATTGATGCTGCTCATCAATCATTTCAATTCTACCAGTCTG GCATCTATTATGAGAAGGAGTGCAGCAGTGAAGAGCTTGACCATGGAGTGTTGGTAGTTGGTTATGGATATGAAGGTGCTGATGTGCCTGGGAAGAGATATTGGATTGTGAAGAACAG CTGGACTGAGAAGTGGGGAAACAAAGGCTACATCTACATGGCTAGAGATAGAAAGAATCATTGTGGTATTGCAACATCTGCCAGCTATCCACTCATGTAA
- the LOC129440007 gene encoding uncharacterized protein isoform X1, giving the protein MRIERINSHLLSEQHWILIIFVSLLTVVLTDESVINAFLGDKATIRFNVTGSTKITQIELNRCTEQKIFVFSPEHGLNIQDQNYDGRVSVEKTHIILERLQESDFGTYCYKLTTFPLGSLEEKIKLVRETTNDTSGPPIIMIIGLTCGIGLAVLCGVIGGVVCHKKRHVVHIVLDPKSLPVLQKDRERPNGTPTQRDEEEDHNDGNYLNVM; this is encoded by the exons ATGAGGATCGAACGAATCAACTCACATCTTTTATCTGAGCAACACTGGATACTAATAATCTTCGTATCACTTCTTACAG TTGTTTTGACAGATGAGTCTGTGATCAACGCTTTTTTGGGTGATAAAGCTACAATTAGGTTTAATGTTACAGGAAGCACGAAAATTACCCAGATAGAATTGAACAGGTGTACAGAACAGAAGATTTTTGTATTCAGCCCTGAACATGGACTAAATATACAGGACCAGAATTATGATGGGCGTGTTTCTGTCGAAAAAACCCACATTATTTTGGAGAGATTACAAGAGAGTGACTTTGGGACATATTGCTATAAACTTACAACTTTCCCACTTGGAAGTCTGGAAGAGAAAATTAAGCTAGTGAGAGAGACAACAAATG ATACATCCGGTCCTCCCATCATAATGATAATCGGCTTGACTTGTGGCATAGGTTTAGCTGTATTATGTGGAGTCATCGGTGGAGTTGTTTGCCATAAG AAGAGACATGTGGTGCACATTGTACTGGATCCTAAAAGTCTTCCTGTCCTGCAGAAAGATCGAGAACGACCCAACGGCACACCCACACAGAGAGACGAAGAGGAGGACCATAATGATGGCAATTACCTGAATGTTATGTAA
- the LOC129440007 gene encoding uncharacterized protein isoform X2: MRIERINSHLLSEQHWILIIFVSLLTVVLTDESVINAFLGDKATIRFNVTGSTKITQIELNRCTEQKIFVFSPEHGLNIQDQNYDGRVSVEKTHIILERLQESDFGTYCYKLTTFPLGSLEEKIKLVRETTNDTSGPPIIMIIGLTCGIGLAVLCGVIGGVVCHKKDRERPNGTPTQRDEEEDHNDGNYLNVM; this comes from the exons ATGAGGATCGAACGAATCAACTCACATCTTTTATCTGAGCAACACTGGATACTAATAATCTTCGTATCACTTCTTACAG TTGTTTTGACAGATGAGTCTGTGATCAACGCTTTTTTGGGTGATAAAGCTACAATTAGGTTTAATGTTACAGGAAGCACGAAAATTACCCAGATAGAATTGAACAGGTGTACAGAACAGAAGATTTTTGTATTCAGCCCTGAACATGGACTAAATATACAGGACCAGAATTATGATGGGCGTGTTTCTGTCGAAAAAACCCACATTATTTTGGAGAGATTACAAGAGAGTGACTTTGGGACATATTGCTATAAACTTACAACTTTCCCACTTGGAAGTCTGGAAGAGAAAATTAAGCTAGTGAGAGAGACAACAAATG ATACATCCGGTCCTCCCATCATAATGATAATCGGCTTGACTTGTGGCATAGGTTTAGCTGTATTATGTGGAGTCATCGGTGGAGTTGTTTGCCATAAG AAAGATCGAGAACGACCCAACGGCACACCCACACAGAGAGACGAAGAGGAGGACCATAATGATGGCAATTACCTGAATGTTATGTAA
- the zdhhc23a gene encoding palmitoyltransferase ZDHHC23-A isoform X1: MKRERFKPPEPDDPLCCCGDIDQQREYCCCDCEELDDACERLLRGEPDKPDVISRFVSRIADRLGLPCCAIGPIRLELSALPPMVFLPGLLRVAAINCLLGVVILTAIPVLVLWYYYVTHRRKRRTQFFLSLALFSLAYMYYLFLTEILPRGDVSNLQLVTATTGMVLTLISLVRTKRGPGFVTSQTLALGLNGTSTVANLSKYSHQDSAPCNNLSQSNGQIEGKKKWCPVCRLLRPPRAGHCRICGACVLRMDHHCVWINSCVGQANHRQFLLTLLLFLVTSFYGISLVLRSICPRQSLFTAMLYCPGVYNQYSTALCFTCVWYSVVITGGLLHLFILQVINVSYNITEREAQIALHNKTGRRRYCGLVVETGIYTRGFRQNWIQFLTMNTDENESSLAFTDMV; the protein is encoded by the exons ATGAAACGAGAACGTTTTAAGCCCCCAGAACCAGATGACCCTCTGTGCTGCTGTGGAGACATCGACCAGCAAAGAGAATACTGTTGCTGTGACTGTGAAGAACTTGATGATGCCTGTGAAAG ATTACTCAGAGGAGAGCCAGACAAACCAGACGTCATCTCTCGTTTCGTCTCTCGTATTGCTGATCGCTTGGGATTGCCTTGTTGTGCCATAGGTCCCATTCGACTGGAGCTCTCAGCTTTACCTCCCATGGTATTTCTTCCTGGACTGTTGCGGGTAGCGGCAATAAATTGTTTGTTGGGAGTCGTAATCTTGACCGCCATACCAGTACTGGTGCTTTGGTATTACTACGTAACTCACAGAAGGAAAAGACGCACGCAATTTTTTCTTAGTTTGGCACTTTTCTCCCTTGCCTATATGTATTACCTTTTCCTCACTGAGATTCTTCCCAGAGGAGATGTAAGTAATCTGCAGCTGGTTACCGCGACGACGGGCATGGTGTTAACGCTCATCTCACTTGTGCGCACCAAACGGGGGCCAGGCTTTGTCACGTCCCAAACATTAGCTCTGGGACTCAACGGTACCTCAACAGTAGCCAATCTGAGCAAATACTCTCACCAGGACTCTGCCCCTTGCAATAACCTCAGCCAGTCAAATGGACAGATTGAAGGGAAGAAAAAGTGGTGTCCTGTGTGCCGACTGCTGCGTCCACCAAGGGCAGGACACTGCAGGATCTGTGGAGCATGTGTCCTTCGGATGGACCATCACTGTGTTTG GATAAACAGCTGTGTAGGGCAAGCAAATCACAGGCAGTTCCTATTGACGCTCCTTCTCTTCTTGGTGACATCGTTTTATGGGATCAGTTTGGTGTTGCGGAGTATATGTCCACGACAGAGTCTATTTACAGCTATGTTATATTGTCCTGGAGTTTACAACCAATACAG CACAGCACTGTGCTTTACATGTGTGTGGTACAGTGTTGTCATAACAGGTGGTCTGCTCCACCTGTTCATCCTTCAGGTCATCAATGTTAGTTATAACATAACGGAACGGGAAGCTCAGATCGCCTTGCACAACAAAACCGGCCGACGGCGTTACTGTGGACTGGTGGTGGAGACTGGGATCTACACACGAGGTTTCCGCCAGAATTGGATTCAGTTCCTCACCATGAACACCGATGAGAATGAATCCTCCCTCGCCTTTACAGACATGGTATGA
- the zdhhc23a gene encoding palmitoyltransferase ZDHHC23-A isoform X2: MKRERFKPPEPDDPLCCCGDIDQQREYCCCDCEELDDACERLLRGEPDKPDVISRFVSRIADRLGLPCCAIGPIRLELSALPPMVFLPGLLRVAAINCLLGVVILTAIPVLVLWYYYVTHRRKRRTQFFLSLALFSLAYMYYLFLTEILPRGDVSNLQLVTATTGMVLTLISLVRTKRGPGFVTSQTLALGLNGTSTVANLSKYSHQDSAPCNNLSQSNGQIEGKKKWCPVCRLLRPPRAGHCRICGACVLRMDHHCVWINSCVGQANHRQFLLTLLLFLVTSFYGISLVLRSICPRQSLFTAMLYCPGVYNQYSTVLYMCVVQCCHNRWSAPPVHPSGHQC, translated from the exons ATGAAACGAGAACGTTTTAAGCCCCCAGAACCAGATGACCCTCTGTGCTGCTGTGGAGACATCGACCAGCAAAGAGAATACTGTTGCTGTGACTGTGAAGAACTTGATGATGCCTGTGAAAG ATTACTCAGAGGAGAGCCAGACAAACCAGACGTCATCTCTCGTTTCGTCTCTCGTATTGCTGATCGCTTGGGATTGCCTTGTTGTGCCATAGGTCCCATTCGACTGGAGCTCTCAGCTTTACCTCCCATGGTATTTCTTCCTGGACTGTTGCGGGTAGCGGCAATAAATTGTTTGTTGGGAGTCGTAATCTTGACCGCCATACCAGTACTGGTGCTTTGGTATTACTACGTAACTCACAGAAGGAAAAGACGCACGCAATTTTTTCTTAGTTTGGCACTTTTCTCCCTTGCCTATATGTATTACCTTTTCCTCACTGAGATTCTTCCCAGAGGAGATGTAAGTAATCTGCAGCTGGTTACCGCGACGACGGGCATGGTGTTAACGCTCATCTCACTTGTGCGCACCAAACGGGGGCCAGGCTTTGTCACGTCCCAAACATTAGCTCTGGGACTCAACGGTACCTCAACAGTAGCCAATCTGAGCAAATACTCTCACCAGGACTCTGCCCCTTGCAATAACCTCAGCCAGTCAAATGGACAGATTGAAGGGAAGAAAAAGTGGTGTCCTGTGTGCCGACTGCTGCGTCCACCAAGGGCAGGACACTGCAGGATCTGTGGAGCATGTGTCCTTCGGATGGACCATCACTGTGTTTG GATAAACAGCTGTGTAGGGCAAGCAAATCACAGGCAGTTCCTATTGACGCTCCTTCTCTTCTTGGTGACATCGTTTTATGGGATCAGTTTGGTGTTGCGGAGTATATGTCCACGACAGAGTCTATTTACAGCTATGTTATATTGTCCTGGAGTTTACAACCAATACAG CACTGTGCTTTACATGTGTGTGGTACAGTGTTGTCATAACAGGTGGTCTGCTCCACCTGTTCATCCTTCAGGTCATCAATGTTAG